In Oryza glaberrima chromosome 8, OglaRS2, whole genome shotgun sequence, the following are encoded in one genomic region:
- the LOC127783270 gene encoding serine/threonine-protein kinase D6PK-like — translation MSVEAVKQIVPAHQVKPAVDPVHAKASKAGKDGRSDLIAKEILEEQKPAHRRQESSESILDKGPSNVGSDSGVLDVPLTPKGDSGELKEIQGLDCNGNQEKKTSQKSSTSESFASAKVSDGTNGLRKTCGSGKVSDTADSTESGKSSMCRPSTSSNVSDESSCSSLSSSTTKPHKGSDSRWEAIRMIRSKDGILGLSHFRLLKKLGCGDIGSVYLSELSGTRSYFAMKVMDKGSLASRKKLLRAQTEREILQSLDHPFLPTLYTHFETDKFSCLVMEFCPGGDLHTLRQRQPGKHFSEQAAKFYVAEVLLALEYLHMLGIIYRDLKPENVLVREDGHIMLSDFDLSLRCAVSPTVVKSANPGLDALQRNNQAYCVQPACIQPSCIQPSCVAPTTCFGPRFFSSKSKSKSKKEKKSKPEVVNQISPLPELIAEPTDARSMSFVGTHEYLAPEIIKGEGHGSAVDWWTFGIFLYELLFGKTPFKGSGNRATLFNVVGQPLRFPESPMVSFSARDLIRGLLVKDPQHRLAYKRGATEIKQHPFFEGVNWALIRCASPPEIPKPVELERPPKPAPATEKVAPAANQKGSDNYLEFEFF, via the exons ATGTCTGTTGAGGCGGTGAAGCAGATTGTGCCTGCACACCAGGTTAAACCTGCTGTTGATCCTGTTCATGCAAAGGCGAGCAAGGCCGGAAAAGATGGCAGGTCAGACCTTATTGCTAAGGAGATTTTAGAGGAGCAAAAGCCGGCTCATCGGCGGCAAGAGTCTTCTGAATCTATATTGGACAAGGGTCCTTCTAACGTTGGTTCAGACTCTGGTGTCTTGGATGTGCCACTAACCCCAAAAGGAGACTCTGGGGAGCTGAAAGAAATCCAAGGCTTGGATTGCAACGGGAATCAGGAGAAGAAGACGTCGCAAAAGAGCAGCACTAGCGAGAGCTTTGCTTCTGCTAAAGTTAGCGACGGGACGAATGGTCTGAGGAAGACATGTGGAAGTGGCAAGGTCAGTGATACAGCTGATTCTACTGAGAGTGGGAAGAGCAGCATGTGCCGTCCGAGCACGAGCAGCAACGTCAGTGATGAGAGCTCGTGCAGCAGCCTGAGCAGCAGCACAACGAAGCCGCACAAAGGGAGTGATTCAAGGTGGGAAGCAATCCGGATGATCAGGTCCAAGGATGGTATTCTAGGTTTGAGCCATTTTAGATTGCTCAAGAAATTGGGCTGTGGTGATATTGGTAGCGTCTACCTCTCTGAATTGAGTGGTACAAGGAGTTACTTTGCAATGAAGGTCATGGACAAGGGGTCTCTAGCAAGTCGGAAGAAGCTGCTTCGAGCGCAAACAGAGCGGGAGATCCTGCAATCTCTGGATCATCCATTTCTGCCAACACTGTATACCCACTTCGAGACAGATAAGTTCTCATGCTTGGTTATGGAGTTCTGCCCAGGAGGGGACCTGCACACTCTTCGACAAAGGCAGCCTGGAAAGCATTTCTCAGAGCAAGCAGCAAA GTTCTATGTGGCAGAGGTTCTTCTTGCATTAGAATACCTGCATATGCTTGGGATTATATACCGTGATCTGAAACCAGAAAATGTCCTTGTCCGGGAGGATGGGCACATAATGCTGTCTGATTTTGATCTCTCCCTTCGTTGTGCTGTAAGCCCTACTGTTGTCAAGTCCGCGAATCCTGGACTAGATGCGTTGCAGAGGAACAATCAAGCTTATTGTGTCCAGCCTGCCTGTATTCAGCCATCCTGCATCCAGCCATCATGTGTAGCTCCAACAACCTGCTTTGGTCCCCGTTTTTTCTCCTCCAAGTCTAAGTCCAAGtccaagaaggagaagaaatcaAAGCCTGAGGTTGTCAACCAAATTAGCCCACTGCCGGAGCTCATCGCTGAGCCGACTGATGCTCGGTCCATGTCCTTTGTTGGCACTCATGAGTACTTGGCACCAGAAATCATCAAGGGAGAGGGTCACGGCAGTGCTGTGGATTGGTGGACCTTTGGCATATTCCTGTATGAACTCTTGTTCGGTAAGACCCCTTTCAAGGGATCAGGAAACCGGGCTACACTCTTCAATGTTGTTGGCCAGCCCCTGCGGTTCCCGGAATCCCCAATGGTGAGCTTCTCAGCCAGGGACCTGATAAGAGGATTGCTGGTCAAGGACCCGCAGCACCGTCTTGCCTACAAGCGTGGGGCGACGGAGATAAAGCAGCATCCATTCTTTGAGGGCGTGAATTGGGCGCTCATACGATGTGCAAGCCCTCCTGAGATACCCAAGCCAGTTGAGCTCGAGCGCCCACCAAAGCCAGCACCAGCTACTGAGAAGGTTGCGCCGGCTGCCAACCAGAAGGGCTCAGACAATTATCTAGAGTTCGAGTTCTTCTAG